GGTGCTGGACACCCGCTACGGCGGCCCTGAATACGGCCTGCCCAACGAGGGCACGCTGGAGGCCATCCGCCTGTGCGCGCGCCAGGAAGGGATGCTGACTGACCCGGTGTACGAAGGCAAGTCCATGCACGGAATGATCGACATGGTGCGCAAGGGCGAATTCCCCGAAGGCTCCCGCGTGCTGTATGCGCACCTGGGAGGGGTGCCGGCGTTGAACGCCTACAGCTTTCTTTTTCGCAACGGCTGATGCGTCCAGCGAGCAGCGACGGCTGGCACAGCTGGCCGGGCTGTCGTTGATCTGAGCACCTGTTCAAAGGGCCCCTGACCGCCAGGCAAGGGCCCCGCCCGTTCCCTCGATCCAAGGAGCCCCCATGAAGTGCATGCAGCTTGTCAGACGGCGTAGCGTGATCCTCGTGGGGGTGGCCCTTGCGGGACTGGGAATGGGCCCCTTGCGACTGGCGCACGCTGACGGGTATCCCGCCAAACCCGTGCAGCTTGTCGTGCCCTTTCCGTCCGGGGGCGCTGTAGACATCGTGGGCCGCACCATCAGCAATAAGCTGGGCGACCGGCTGGGCCAGCCCATCGTGGTGGAGAACAAGGCGGGCGCTGGTACCGTGGTGGGGGCAGCGTATGTGGCCAACGCGCCTGCCGATGGCTACACGCTGCTGATCAGCTCCGGCTCCACCTTCACCGTGAACCCCGCGCTGAACCCCAAGCTGCCCTACGACCCCGTCAAAAGCTACGAGCCCGTCGGCCTGGTCGCGCGAGTGCCCCTGATTCTGCTGGCCCACCGCGATGTGCCGGTCAACAACCTCCGGCAGCTGATCGCCGCCGTGCAGCGCACGCCCGACAAGTTCTCCTACGGCTCGTTCGGCAACGGCACCACGGGGCACTTTGCCGCCGAACTGACCTGGTCGGCGGCCGGCATCAAGCTGATGCATGTGCCCTACCGGGGCAGCGCCCCAGCCATGGCCGACCTGATGGGCGGGCAGATTCCCTTCACCATCGACACCGTGGCGGCAGCGCTGCCACAGCTCAAGGCGGGCAAGATCAAGGCCATTGCGGTGAAGGGCGCCACGCGGGCCACGCAGCTGCCCGACGTGCCCACCGTGGCAGAAAGTGGCTTTACCGGCTTCTCGGCCGATTCCTGGCTGGCCGTGGTCGCGCCGCGTGGCCTGCCCGCCGAGGCCAGGGCCAAGCTGCACAAGGCACTGGCCGAGACGATGGCGGACGCCGAGATCCGCAGCAAGCTCATCGCCGCAGGGCTGGAGCCGTCTTACGCCACGGGCGATGCCGTGCTGGCGCAGATCGAAGACGAGTTGCCACGCATGCGTGCCATTGCCCAGCGCGCACAGATCCGGGCGGACTGAGCCCGCCCAGCCACGGGCGGCTTGCACGCCCCTCGGTCAGGCCGTCAGCAGCTTTTGCACCCGCTCGCGCAGCAGCGTGGGCTGCACCTCGGTCGGCGCGACGGCAGAGCCCACATTCAGCCCCACGCGGCTGTAGAAGCCCCGGCGGAACGGCCGCACCATGGCACCGCCCTTTTCGATGCGGCTGAAGTACGAGCCCCACAGGTTGGTCAGCGCCATGGGGATCACCGGGGCCTCGACACCCTCGGCCTTCGCCCGTTCGATGATCTTCATGATGCCGCCCTTGAACTCCTGCAGCTGCCCGTCCTTGGTGATGCCACCCTCGGGGAAGATGGCGAGCAGGTCGCCCTCTCGCAGCACCTGGGCAGCACGGTCGAAAGCCGCTTCATAGGTCTTGGGGTCTTCCTTGTAGGGCGCAATCGGGATCGCCTTGGCCAGGCGGAACAGCCAGCCCAGCACGGGCACGCGGAAGATGCGGTGGTCCATCACGAAGTAGATGGGGCGCGGGCTGGCGGCCATGAGCAGCACGGCATCCACAAAGCTCACGTGGTTGCACGCCAGGATGGCCGCGCCGGTGGACGGCAGGTTTTCATCGCCCTGCACCTTGAAGCGGTACACGAACCGCGACGACACCCACGCGATGAAGCGCAGCAGGTACTCGGGCACCAGCATGAAGATGTAGAACGCCACCACGGCGTTGGCCAGGCCGGTGAACAGGAAGATCTGCGGCACCGTGAAGCCCGCGCCCAGCAGGGCGCCGGCGATGAGCGAGCTGCCGATCATGAACAGCGCGTTCAGGATGTTGTTGGCCGCAATGATGCGGGCGCGGTGTGTGGGCTGGCTGCGCATCTGGATCAGCGCGTACATGGGCACGCTGTACAGGCCCGCAAACAGGCTGAGCAGCGCCAGGTCCAGCATCACGCGCCAGTGGGCGCCCTGGGCCATGAAGGCAGCCAGGCCCATGATCTCGGAAGGTGGCAGGCTGCGCGACGCGAAATACAGGTCGATGGAAAAGACGCTCATGCCGATGGCGCCCAGCGGCACCAGGCCGATCTCGACATGGCGGCGAGAGAGCACCTCGCACAGCAGCGAGCCCACACCAATGCCGATGGAGAACACCACCAGCAGCAGCGAAGCCACCTG
Above is a window of Acidovorax sp. KKS102 DNA encoding:
- a CDS encoding tripartite tricarboxylate transporter substrate binding protein, which codes for MKCMQLVRRRSVILVGVALAGLGMGPLRLAHADGYPAKPVQLVVPFPSGGAVDIVGRTISNKLGDRLGQPIVVENKAGAGTVVGAAYVANAPADGYTLLISSGSTFTVNPALNPKLPYDPVKSYEPVGLVARVPLILLAHRDVPVNNLRQLIAAVQRTPDKFSYGSFGNGTTGHFAAELTWSAAGIKLMHVPYRGSAPAMADLMGGQIPFTIDTVAAALPQLKAGKIKAIAVKGATRATQLPDVPTVAESGFTGFSADSWLAVVAPRGLPAEARAKLHKALAETMADAEIRSKLIAAGLEPSYATGDAVLAQIEDELPRMRAIAQRAQIRAD
- a CDS encoding MFS transporter; the protein is MSPDTASTSVAPAPTHEDPNQFALLRQRRFAPFFWTQFSGAANDNLFKFAFTVMVTYQLSVDWLPPAMAGLVIGALFILPFLLFSATSGQLTDKYDKTKMIRFVKNLEIAIMLVAAVGFIAGNIPILLLCTFLMGVHSTLFGPVKFAYMPQVLNERELTGGNGMVEMGTFVAILLGNVAGGLLVALPGIGHTTVAVACVVAALAGRAVAQFIPSVPATDPGLTINWNPFTETWRNLKLAHENIVVFRSLLGISWMWFFGAVFLSQFPSLAKNVLHGNEQVASLLLVVFSIGIGVGSLLCEVLSRRHVEIGLVPLGAIGMSVFSIDLYFASRSLPPSEIMGLAAFMAQGAHWRVMLDLALLSLFAGLYSVPMYALIQMRSQPTHRARIIAANNILNALFMIGSSLIAGALLGAGFTVPQIFLFTGLANAVVAFYIFMLVPEYLLRFIAWVSSRFVYRFKVQGDENLPSTGAAILACNHVSFVDAVLLMAASPRPIYFVMDHRIFRVPVLGWLFRLAKAIPIAPYKEDPKTYEAAFDRAAQVLREGDLLAIFPEGGITKDGQLQEFKGGIMKIIERAKAEGVEAPVIPMALTNLWGSYFSRIEKGGAMVRPFRRGFYSRVGLNVGSAVAPTEVQPTLLRERVQKLLTA